GGAAGAATGATCCATTACCGGGGACGCGTTATCCGGTTCGCCCAGGACGGCGACCCCGTCTACGGGAACTCGGTGAGGGTCTTCATCGTCGACCGGCTCACTCCGGACGAGTACCGGGAACACGAATCGGCCTTGAGCCCCGTCGTCCGCGGGACCGGGCACGGTTGGAACCAGGAAGGCATGCATCAGGTCGACGCCGTCGAAACCGAACCGGGCCGGTGGCTGGCGGCGGTGGACGGATACCCCCGGCGGACCAAAACGATCGTAGCGGGTTTCGGCCCAGGTCTCCGGGCCCCGCGGCTTGAGCGGTAATCGCCGGAAATTAGCCCTTGCTTTGAAAATCCGCCGAGGTCTATGTTCCTTTTACGGCCCGGGCCGGGATGCCAAAGGCCCTGAAACGGAATTTTCGGTGCTGATGCCATGAACGCCAAGAAAAAAACCGCCGCCCTCTCCACCCTCTTCAACGTGGTCCTCACCGTTCTCAAGTTTGCCATCTACTTCCTGACCGGCAGCCTGGCGGTTCTGGCCGAAGCCTGGCACAGTCTCTCCGACATCGTCACCTCGCTGCTGGTGCTGTTCTCGCTGGGGTCGGGCCCCGCCCCGGAAGGGCCGGAAGGGCGCCGACGCGGTTGGAGCCGCCTGCCCCTGGAAGCCAGAATCTCCTTCGTCATCGGCCTTTTCATCCTGGCCGCGGCCGTCATGGTGGTTAAAAAGATCGTCGGCAGCTCCGCCGCGTCCGTGACCTATCCGTTGATCTCCGGGCTCTTCTTCATCCTCTTTGCCCTCGGCTCCTTCTTCGTCTACCAGTTCGAAACCAGGGTGGGAAAGCAGACGAGGTCGCCGGGTCTGGTCTCGGACGGACTTCACTCCAAGGCCGACATGCTCGGTTCTCTGATCGCCGGGTTCGCCCTCATCCTTCTGCAGTTGGGCGTGAACGCGGACAAACCGGCGGCGATCGTGATCTGCGTCTTTCTTGTCTCCTTCGCGCTCGATACCTTCGTCAACTTCGTGCGGGCGCTGCGCGGGGAAACGGAGTGGACCGATCGGGCCTCCCTGAGACTGATCGAGAACATCTTCCAGGGCGTAGCCCGCGGCCGCCCCGAAGCCGAAGGCGGAACCGGTTGGCGGAGCTGGCTGGAGCCAAGGCGCAGGGCGGTAAAAAGAACCGCCGGCGCCGTTCTCGCCGCCGTCGCCGCCGTCGGGCTCTTCTCCCTGTGCTTCTTCACCGTGGGACCGCGCGAACGTGCCGTCCGGGAGCGCCTGGGAACCCCGCTGGATGTCGACGCGCCCCTGGGACCGGGGTTTTACCTAAAACTCCCCCCGCCCCTGGAAAGAGTGCTCAAGGTCGACACCACCGGCATCAGGACCATGGACGTGGGCAACGTCAGCAACCCCCAGGTGCCGGCGCTGATCTGGACCAGGGAGCACGGCGTCGATCAGGCCTTTCTTTCCGGAGACAACAACTTTTTTTACCCGTACCTGACCGTCCACTACCGGGTCAAAAACGTCCGTGATTACCTCTACCGCCAAGCCGCGCCGGAAGAATGCCTGGCGCTCCTGACCGACTCCCTGATCACGGAGATCTACGCCGGGCGGACGTTCTACGACATCGCCACCGTTTCCCGGCGCCCGATCGAAGAAGAGATCCGGGGCCGGCTTCAGCGGCACCTCGACCGGTTCGGAACCGGCCTGGAGGTGGTGGAAGTCAACACCAAGGATATCCACCCCCCCATTTCGATCGCGGGCGCGTTCGAGGAAGTCATCGCCGCCATGCAGGAGAAGGTGCAGAGCGTCAACCAGGCGATCGGCTACCGGAACACGGTGCTTCCCCAGGCCCGGGGCGAATCTTCCCGGACCCGGGCCGAGGCCCAATCCTATGTGCGTTCCCAGGTCGATACCGCCGACGGCGATGCCGGAAAATTCCGGGAGATCAGCCTGGCCGCTTCCATGCGGCCGGCCCTTTCCCGGACCCTGCTCTACCTGAGAACCGTGCGCGAAACCCTGGGGGGAAAACGCCTGATCCTGGTTTCGCCCGAAGTCGAACCCCCGGATATCTGGCTGGGAGCGACGGGCCGGCCGCCGCTCGTCGGCGCTACTTTGGAGAACATGTATCCATGAGAAAAACCCTTGTCGTTCTGATCGTCATCGCTCTGGCGGTCTGGTTGGTCAGCCTCTGCATCTTCACCGTCAGCGAACGCGAAATCGTCATCATCACCCGCTTCGGCCGACCGATCGGCCAACCCGTTTCGGAAGCCGGACCGCACCTCAAACTGCCCGGATTCATCGATACGGTCAACCGACTCGACCGGAGGATTCAGGTGTTCAAGACCCTGCCCATCCAGCTCCTCCTCGGAGACAAAAACCCGATCATCATGACCTGCTACGTCACCTGGAGGATCGCCTCCCCCCTGAAATTCTTTCAATCGGTAACCACCGCGGAAACCGCCCGCCAGAAACTCGAAGACATGATCAACGCCCGTTTGGGAAGCGTCCTCGGCGATTTCACCCTTTCCCAGATCATCAACGTCGACCCCGAGAAAGTGGAGTTGGGCGAGATCGAGCGACTGATTCTGACCGAAGCCGGCGGCCAGGCCGCCCGGGAATACGGTCTGGAAATCGTCGACGTCGGCATCTGCCGTCTCTCCTACCCCAGCATCGTCACCAACGCCGTCTACAACCGGATGAAGGCGGAGCGGGAAAAGGAGGCGAAAAAATACCGGGCGGAAGGCCTGGAAGAAGCGGCCGCGATCGAAGCCGACGCGGATAAACAGGCGGCGGAGGTCCGGGCCCAGGCGTACAAGGAGGCGGAGATCGTCAAGGGGGAGGGAGACGCCGAAGCCATCCGCATCTACGCCGAAGCCTACGGACGCGATCCGGACTTTTACCGGTTTCTCGACACCATGGAGACGTATAAGAAAATATTGGGCAAGGAGACCACTCTTATTTTATCCACCGGTTCGGAACTCTTCCGCTACTTGGCCCCTCTCCCCTCCCCCGCGCCCCCAGAAGCCTCCCCGACGCCATGAGCACTTCCCTGGGACAAGAACTGCGCGATGCCTGGCGGCACGCCCGGCGGTTCTCCGCCCTGGTGGCGGGAGCCCTGGCGGCGCTGCTGCTTCTCTACGAACTTTCCACCATGCTGTATTCGATCAAACCCAACCAGCTGGGGCTGGTGGAGTTCATGGGGACCGTCGCCAACCGCCGGGTTCTCCCCGGACTGCATCTGACTTGGCCCTGGCCGCTGAGCCGGGTGCACCGGGTTCCGGCCAAGGAAGTGCAGCGGATGATGGTGGACACGTTTTTCCAGGATTCCGGCGAGGAATCGCGTTCCTACCTTTTCTACCGTCTCACCGGCTTGGAATCGTATTGCCTCTCCGGGGATAATAACGCGGTCGAGATCGCCGCCGTGATTCAGTACACCATCAGCGATCCTTACGCCTATCTCTACGGTTGCGCGGACAAAGAGGAACTCCTGCGCAGCATCGTCTGCCGCCGGATGATCGGACTCCTGGCGGAACGACCCATCGACGAGATTCTGACTTACGGCAAAAAGGAAATCGGGCAGAAGCTCAGAGCGGGAGCGCAGCAGGACCTCGACCGAAACCTGACCGGCATCTCCGTGGCTCTGGTGGAAATCAAGGAGATCAGGCCGCCGCTGACGGTGCAGCCTTACTTCGACGACGTCATCAATTCTCAGGTGGACAAACGCAAGATGATCAGCCGCGCGGAATCCTACCGGAACGAGCAAATCCCCGGCGCCCGGGCGGAACGGGAGCGGCTCCTGCGCTCGGCCGAGGCCTATCGCGACACCACCGTCAAATCGGCCCAGGGAGAAACGGAACGGTTCGCCGCCAGGCTGGCCGAGTATTCCAAGGCCCCCGACATCAGCCGGCGGCGGCTGTATCTTCGGGCCGCGCGCGAAATCCTGGCCCGGATCGGTTCCCTGTGCGTGGTCGACGGGGAGGAAGGGCGCCCCGCCGCCAAGCTCAGGATTCTTTCCCCGCCCTGAGTTCCGGTTCCGCTCCCCCGGGGGGGGATGGATGGGCGAGATTTTCACCAGCGCCTTCTCCCCCGTTTCCGGCGCCGTCGGGAAACCGGCAATGGTCCAACTCCCAGAGCCTGGCGTATTTTTCGGCTACGTATGCCGAGGAAAGAACCGCGCTGACCAGGCCCCGGGCTCCGTCCAGAAAACCGGCTCGCAGCAGGTATATTTTGACGAAATTGTAGAACGGGTGGGTGAAGATCTTCCCGAACGCCCCCCGGCGCCCCCGGCGCCGGTACTTGCGGGCGGCCCAACCGGCATAGGTGTGGGATTTGGAGACGAACTCGTCGATCGAGCGGTGGGTGTAATGGATCAGCCGGTTGGTGAAGCAGCCGCATGCGCCTTCCGGCAGCAGCAGGGGATGAACCTCGTCGTCGTTGAAGCGATACACGCTCTTGCGGAAAAGGATGTTGTTGGTATCGCGGGGCCAGCCGCCGTGGCGCATCTCTTTACCCAGGAATATCCCCCGCCTGAACACCCGGTAACGGTCGTAACGCGGCGCCGCCATCTCTTCCCGGATCTCGTCCCGAAGTTCGGGAGGCATGACTTCGTCGGAATCGATGATCAGGGTCCAATCGTGAGACGTGCGCTCCATCGCCCAATTCCTCTGGGCGGCGGCGGAACGGTATTCATGCCGGAGGAGGACGTCGGCGTAGCGGCCGGCGATCTCCGCGGTCCGGTCGGTGCTGAAGGAATCGACCACCACCAGTTCGTCGACCCAGTCCACGCTGGCCAGGCAGTCCGCAATTTCGTTTTCGCGGTTGAAGCAGGTGACGATGCCGCTGATCTTCTCCATAGAGAGGGTTCCCGCGTTGCAATTGATTTTTAAACACGATACTCTATCCCCGATCGTTTCCGACCTCAACCTGTTTTAGAAAGCGCGCCGGGGAGTGAAGCCGAACGAAGAAACCTTGCCGTGGAGAATCGCGGTCTACACCGCGGTTCCGGCCGCCTTGGGAGCCTTCACGATCTTCGGCTATTTTTTCGGAGGCGCCGCCCTCTCCGCGGTTATCGCCCCGCCCTTCAACCGGGAATACGGGCTGCTGGAAAACCTCCAGGCCCTCTTTCTGGCGGGGATCGCGGTAACGGCGGCCGTAGGCTGGAAACTCCAGTC
This genomic stretch from bacterium harbors:
- a CDS encoding cation diffusion facilitator family transporter; amino-acid sequence: MNAKKKTAALSTLFNVVLTVLKFAIYFLTGSLAVLAEAWHSLSDIVTSLLVLFSLGSGPAPEGPEGRRRGWSRLPLEARISFVIGLFILAAAVMVVKKIVGSSAASVTYPLISGLFFILFALGSFFVYQFETRVGKQTRSPGLVSDGLHSKADMLGSLIAGFALILLQLGVNADKPAAIVICVFLVSFALDTFVNFVRALRGETEWTDRASLRLIENIFQGVARGRPEAEGGTGWRSWLEPRRRAVKRTAGAVLAAVAAVGLFSLCFFTVGPRERAVRERLGTPLDVDAPLGPGFYLKLPPPLERVLKVDTTGIRTMDVGNVSNPQVPALIWTREHGVDQAFLSGDNNFFYPYLTVHYRVKNVRDYLYRQAAPEECLALLTDSLITEIYAGRTFYDIATVSRRPIEEEIRGRLQRHLDRFGTGLEVVEVNTKDIHPPISIAGAFEEVIAAMQEKVQSVNQAIGYRNTVLPQARGESSRTRAEAQSYVRSQVDTADGDAGKFREISLAASMRPALSRTLLYLRTVRETLGGKRLILVSPEVEPPDIWLGATGRPPLVGATLENMYP
- a CDS encoding protease modulator HflC; this translates as MRKTLVVLIVIALAVWLVSLCIFTVSEREIVIITRFGRPIGQPVSEAGPHLKLPGFIDTVNRLDRRIQVFKTLPIQLLLGDKNPIIMTCYVTWRIASPLKFFQSVTTAETARQKLEDMINARLGSVLGDFTLSQIINVDPEKVELGEIERLILTEAGGQAAREYGLEIVDVGICRLSYPSIVTNAVYNRMKAEREKEAKKYRAEGLEEAAAIEADADKQAAEVRAQAYKEAEIVKGEGDAEAIRIYAEAYGRDPDFYRFLDTMETYKKILGKETTLILSTGSELFRYLAPLPSPAPPEASPTP
- the hflK gene encoding FtsH protease activity modulator HflK, yielding MSTSLGQELRDAWRHARRFSALVAGALAALLLLYELSTMLYSIKPNQLGLVEFMGTVANRRVLPGLHLTWPWPLSRVHRVPAKEVQRMMVDTFFQDSGEESRSYLFYRLTGLESYCLSGDNNAVEIAAVIQYTISDPYAYLYGCADKEELLRSIVCRRMIGLLAERPIDEILTYGKKEIGQKLRAGAQQDLDRNLTGISVALVEIKEIRPPLTVQPYFDDVINSQVDKRKMISRAESYRNEQIPGARAERERLLRSAEAYRDTTVKSAQGETERFAARLAEYSKAPDISRRRLYLRAAREILARIGSLCVVDGEEGRPAAKLRILSPP
- a CDS encoding glycosyltransferase family 2 protein gives rise to the protein MEKISGIVTCFNRENEIADCLASVDWVDELVVVDSFSTDRTAEIAGRYADVLLRHEYRSAAAQRNWAMERTSHDWTLIIDSDEVMPPELRDEIREEMAAPRYDRYRVFRRGIFLGKEMRHGGWPRDTNNILFRKSVYRFNDDEVHPLLLPEGACGCFTNRLIHYTHRSIDEFVSKSHTYAGWAARKYRRRGRRGAFGKIFTHPFYNFVKIYLLRAGFLDGARGLVSAVLSSAYVAEKYARLWELDHCRFPDGAGNGGEGAGENLAHPSPPGGAEPELRAGKES